The following proteins come from a genomic window of Streptomyces sp. NBC_00539:
- a CDS encoding ABC transporter permease: protein MSAVGQAATTARYTLIEYGRNRFAILLAATFIPGWTTTIYLDTHTTPVSFLLRADDVSVVVAGNRLMQLTGALNAVVLIIGFLTFAATFASHAFDHRLALAGYSRFRLVLGKLASLSLACALAAAYATASLCVFIAPARPVWVAGALFAGAMTYGAMGVVLGTVLRREVTGMFAVVMISLVDVSLQTPVASAIADSPLMILLPSYGAVQAATTAAFTTRSAVPAVAVQCLWFTAAAVVALAAFHRLTRVAHARTPRT from the coding sequence GTGAGCGCTGTGGGCCAGGCCGCGACGACGGCTCGCTACACGTTGATCGAATACGGCCGCAACCGGTTCGCGATCCTGCTGGCGGCGACGTTCATCCCGGGGTGGACGACGACCATCTACTTGGACACCCACACCACGCCGGTGTCGTTCCTGCTGCGCGCCGACGACGTGAGCGTGGTGGTGGCCGGAAACCGGTTGATGCAACTGACCGGCGCGCTCAACGCCGTGGTCCTCATCATCGGCTTCCTGACCTTCGCCGCCACCTTCGCCAGCCACGCCTTCGACCACCGTCTCGCGCTCGCCGGCTATTCCCGCTTCCGCCTCGTTCTCGGCAAACTCGCTTCCCTGTCGCTGGCCTGCGCTCTCGCCGCCGCGTACGCCACTGCCTCGCTCTGCGTGTTCATCGCACCGGCCAGGCCGGTGTGGGTGGCGGGGGCACTGTTCGCGGGCGCGATGACCTACGGCGCGATGGGTGTCGTCCTCGGAACCGTGTTGCGTCGTGAGGTCACGGGCATGTTCGCCGTTGTCATGATCAGCCTGGTCGACGTCTCCTTGCAGACCCCGGTCGCCAGCGCGATCGCCGACAGCCCGCTGATGATCCTGCTGCCCAGCTACGGGGCGGTCCAGGCCGCGACGACCGCCGCGTTCACGACGCGGTCTGCGGTGCCCGCGGTGGCCGTCCAGTGCCTGTGGTTCACCGCCGCCGCCGTCGTCGCCCTGGCCGCCTTCCATCGGCTGACCCGGGTCGCACACGCCCGGACTCCCCGTACCTGA
- a CDS encoding ABC transporter ATP-binding protein has translation MRVHDVHHAYRSRRVLRGVDLRLGPGTLAGIVGENGAGKSTLLKILAGQLRPDRGSVEPGGKLGYCPQHVVLNDALTVAQHVRYFQSAYRLPTAQRAWEVMEELGLAGYAGVPADRLSGGTRQKLNLTLAVMHDPAVLLLDEPYQGFDWQTYQQFWALAARLRDEGRRVLIVSHLAYDCDHLDVLWRLSDGVLEREGSVVAR, from the coding sequence GTGCGCGTACACGACGTGCACCATGCCTACCGAAGCCGCCGGGTGCTGCGGGGCGTGGACCTTCGGCTGGGGCCGGGCACGCTGGCGGGGATCGTCGGGGAGAACGGTGCGGGCAAGTCCACGCTGCTGAAGATCCTGGCCGGTCAACTGCGGCCCGACCGGGGTTCGGTCGAGCCCGGCGGGAAGCTGGGGTACTGCCCGCAGCACGTCGTGCTCAACGACGCCTTGACCGTCGCCCAGCACGTCCGGTACTTCCAGAGCGCCTACCGGCTGCCCACCGCGCAGCGGGCCTGGGAGGTGATGGAGGAACTCGGACTCGCCGGGTACGCGGGGGTGCCGGCCGACCGGCTGAGCGGCGGGACACGGCAGAAGCTGAACCTCACGCTGGCGGTAATGCACGATCCTGCGGTGCTGCTCTTGGACGAGCCGTACCAGGGGTTCGACTGGCAGACCTACCAGCAGTTCTGGGCCTTGGCCGCCCGGCTGCGCGACGAGGGCCGGCGTGTCCTGATCGTCTCCCACCTCGCCTACGACTGCGACCACCTCGACGTGTTGTGGCGTCTGAGCGACGGGGTGCTGGAGAGGGAGGGATCGGTGGTGGCTCGGTGA
- a CDS encoding M4 family metallopeptidase, with amino-acid sequence MKSTHRRHATTTATLLTAAALLTVGVQAGSASAQPEGTANAAGPKGQPVRNPGALPAQLSPSQRAELIAKAQSTVAATAKELGLGAQEKLLVHDVVKDQDGTTHTRYERTYEGLPVLGGDLVVSRTAANTTKSVTKASGAQLQGLSTSAPADAPTAASKQALDAAKAVGSKAAQADVAPRKVVWMANGVPTLAYETVIGGLQDDGTPNQLHVITDANTGAKLHQWQGIETGVGNTHYSGQVTLGTSQSGSSFTLNDAGRGGHKTYNLNHGTSGTGSLFTQSTDTWGNGANSNAATAGADAAYGAGVTWDFYKNVLGRSGIRGDGVAAYSRVHYGNAYVNAFWDDSCFCMTYGDGTANNDPLTSLDVAGHEMTHGVTAATAGLNYSGESGGLNEATSDIMGTSVEFYANNPSAPGNYLIGEQININGDGTPLRYMDKPSKDGGSADSWYSGVGNLDVHYSSGPANHWFYLASEGSGAKTVNGVSYNSPTSDGLPVTGIGRDKAQLIWYKALTSKFNSSTDYKGARDGTIAAATELYGAGSAEVTNVTNAWAAVNVGTRSNGGTPTPGNVFESTTRVAIPDSPGPAVTSSVNVTGISGNAPSTLKVGVKITHTYIGDLQIDLVAPNGTSYRLQNSSSDSTANLDKTFTVNASAVAANGTWKLKVQDKGAADVGTITDFKLTF; translated from the coding sequence GTGAAGTCCACGCACCGTCGTCACGCCACCACCACGGCCACCCTGCTCACCGCAGCCGCCCTGCTCACCGTTGGCGTGCAGGCGGGCAGCGCCAGCGCGCAGCCCGAAGGAACCGCGAACGCCGCCGGCCCCAAGGGCCAGCCGGTACGTAACCCGGGCGCGCTGCCCGCACAGCTGTCCCCGTCCCAGCGCGCCGAGCTCATAGCCAAGGCCCAGAGCACCGTGGCCGCCACGGCCAAGGAACTCGGCCTCGGCGCCCAGGAGAAGCTGCTCGTCCACGATGTGGTCAAGGACCAGGACGGTACCACCCACACCCGGTACGAGCGCACGTACGAGGGACTCCCGGTCCTCGGCGGCGACCTGGTCGTCAGCCGTACGGCGGCCAACACGACCAAGAGCGTGACCAAGGCGTCCGGCGCCCAGCTGCAGGGCCTCTCCACCTCCGCCCCGGCCGACGCTCCGACGGCCGCCTCCAAGCAGGCCCTCGACGCCGCGAAGGCCGTGGGCTCCAAGGCCGCGCAGGCCGACGTCGCGCCCCGCAAGGTCGTGTGGATGGCCAACGGCGTGCCGACCCTCGCCTACGAGACCGTCATCGGCGGGCTCCAGGACGATGGCACCCCCAACCAGCTCCACGTCATCACCGACGCCAACACGGGTGCGAAGCTCCACCAGTGGCAGGGCATCGAGACCGGTGTCGGCAACACCCACTACAGCGGCCAGGTCACCCTCGGCACCTCGCAGTCCGGTTCGAGCTTCACGCTCAACGACGCGGGCCGCGGCGGTCACAAGACGTACAACCTGAACCACGGTACGTCCGGTACGGGTTCGCTCTTCACCCAGTCCACCGACACCTGGGGCAACGGCGCCAACTCCAACGCCGCCACGGCGGGCGCCGACGCCGCCTACGGCGCCGGGGTCACCTGGGACTTCTACAAGAACGTCCTCGGCCGCTCCGGCATCCGCGGTGACGGCGTCGCCGCCTACTCCCGCGTCCACTACGGCAACGCGTACGTCAACGCCTTCTGGGACGACAGCTGCTTCTGCATGACGTACGGGGACGGGACGGCCAACAACGACCCGCTCACCTCGCTGGACGTCGCCGGTCACGAGATGACGCACGGCGTCACCGCCGCCACCGCCGGCCTCAACTACAGCGGTGAGTCGGGCGGCCTGAACGAGGCGACCTCCGACATCATGGGCACCTCGGTCGAGTTCTACGCCAACAACCCCAGCGCGCCCGGCAACTACCTCATCGGCGAGCAGATCAACATCAACGGCGACGGCACGCCGCTGCGCTACATGGACAAGCCGAGCAAGGACGGCGGGTCCGCGGACAGCTGGTACTCCGGCGTCGGCAACCTCGACGTCCACTACTCCTCGGGCCCGGCGAACCACTGGTTCTACCTGGCCTCCGAGGGCTCCGGCGCCAAGACGGTCAACGGCGTCAGCTACAACTCGCCGACCTCCGACGGCCTGCCCGTCACCGGCATCGGCCGGGACAAGGCCCAGCTCATCTGGTACAAGGCGCTCACCAGCAAGTTCAACTCCAGCACCGACTACAAGGGCGCCCGCGACGGCACGATCGCCGCGGCCACCGAGCTGTACGGAGCGGGCAGCGCCGAGGTCACCAACGTCACCAACGCCTGGGCCGCCGTCAACGTGGGCACCCGCTCGAACGGCGGTACCCCCACCCCGGGGAACGTCTTCGAGAGCACCACCCGCGTGGCCATCCCGGACTCCCCGGGCCCCGCCGTCACCTCGTCGGTGAACGTCACCGGGATCAGCGGCAACGCGCCGAGCACCCTCAAGGTCGGCGTGAAGATCACCCACACCTACATCGGTGACCTGCAGATCGACCTCGTGGCCCCCAACGGGACCTCGTACCGCCTGCAGAACTCCTCCTCGGACTCCACGGCGAACCTCGACAAGACGTTCACCGTCAACGCCTCGGCCGTGGCCGCCAACGGCACCTGGAAGCTGAAGGTCCAGGACAAGGGCGCCGCGGACGTCGGCACCATCACGGACTTCAAGCTCACCTTCTGA
- a CDS encoding GNAT family N-acetyltransferase — protein sequence MEQSTGNVIGEAVLNEWDPRNESCSFRIGLVPGTHGHGLGTEAIRSIVGYGFERLGLHRISPEVYAFDPRARRVYEKVGFAAEGVLRDALFWEGERVDAVVMSILAPEWSQHRGWPESAGPTCDSRGR from the coding sequence GTGGAGCAGTCGACGGGCAACGTCATCGGCGAGGCGGTCCTGAACGAGTGGGATCCGCGCAACGAAAGCTGCAGCTTCCGCATCGGCCTGGTGCCCGGCACCCACGGACACGGTCTGGGCACCGAGGCGATCCGGTCGATCGTCGGGTACGGCTTCGAGCGACTGGGGCTGCACCGCATCTCGCCGGAGGTCTACGCCTTCGATCCGCGGGCTCGTCGCGTCTACGAGAAGGTGGGGTTCGCCGCCGAGGGCGTGTTGCGCGATGCACTGTTCTGGGAGGGCGAGCGGGTGGACGCGGTGGTGATGTCGATCCTGGCGCCGGAGTGGTCCCAGCACCGTGGGTGGCCGGAATCAGCCGGCCCTACCTGTGACTCACGCGGGCGCTGA
- a CDS encoding transglycosylase SLT domain-containing protein, producing MPRPSSSPSEGSSVSNAVIRRIAVSKKTLAGGIVALGVAGSMLATVPAQAAPTSAKAIAHQMIKDPAQFAAFDKIISHESGWDHTATNASSGAYGLVQALPASKMASAGSDWKTNPATQIKWGLDYMNSRYGSPVGAWNFWQANHWY from the coding sequence ATGCCGCGACCGTCCTCGTCCCCTTCGGAAGGTTCGTCCGTGTCCAACGCAGTCATCCGTCGCATCGCCGTTTCCAAGAAGACCCTCGCCGGTGGCATCGTCGCGCTGGGAGTGGCCGGCTCGATGCTCGCCACGGTTCCCGCTCAGGCGGCCCCGACGAGCGCCAAGGCGATCGCGCACCAGATGATCAAGGACCCGGCGCAGTTCGCGGCCTTCGACAAGATCATTTCTCACGAGAGCGGCTGGGACCACACCGCCACGAACGCCTCTTCCGGCGCGTACGGCCTGGTCCAGGCCCTGCCCGCCTCGAAGATGGCCTCCGCCGGCTCCGACTGGAAGACGAACCCGGCCACCCAGATCAAGTGGGGCCTGGACTACATGAACTCCCGCTACGGCAGCCCGGTAGGCGCTTGGAACTTCTGGCAGGCCAACCACTGGTACTAA
- a CDS encoding aldo/keto reductase, with product MTISLDSHRLLYGCMGLGGEWDDTPYGAADLSRAEEAVEAALDSGITLFDHADIYRHGKAEAVFGEVLSRATGLREKIVIQTKCGIRLGDGVRPGMYDLRGETIVRRVEGSLERLRTDVIDVLLLHRPDPLADPEDVAAALTSLHRQGLVRGFGVSNMGAAQVQELQGFLDVPLVANQLEMSLARRDWLEAAVLVNTTAATGNGFPPGTLEYCRKNGVQLQAWGALAQGRYTGRSQTREDERTARLVAALAEAKNTTPETIVLWWLQRHPARIAPVVGSAHPGRIRACADAAGRTPELTHEEWYDLWLTARGTPLP from the coding sequence ATGACGATCTCCCTGGACTCGCACAGGCTGCTCTACGGATGCATGGGGTTGGGTGGTGAGTGGGACGACACGCCTTACGGCGCGGCGGACCTGTCGCGGGCCGAGGAGGCGGTGGAGGCCGCACTCGACAGCGGCATCACCCTTTTCGATCATGCCGACATCTACCGTCACGGAAAGGCCGAGGCCGTCTTCGGTGAGGTCCTCTCCCGCGCGACGGGCCTGAGGGAGAAGATCGTCATCCAGACCAAGTGCGGCATCCGCCTGGGAGACGGTGTCAGGCCGGGAATGTACGACCTCCGGGGAGAAACCATCGTCCGCAGGGTCGAGGGGAGCCTGGAGCGTCTGCGCACCGACGTGATCGACGTGCTGTTGCTGCACCGGCCCGACCCATTGGCCGATCCGGAGGACGTCGCCGCGGCGCTGACGTCTTTGCACCGTCAGGGGTTGGTACGCGGCTTCGGCGTGTCCAACATGGGAGCGGCGCAGGTCCAGGAGCTGCAGGGCTTCCTCGACGTCCCGTTGGTCGCCAACCAACTGGAGATGAGCCTGGCGCGCCGCGACTGGCTGGAAGCGGCGGTGCTGGTCAACACGACCGCCGCCACCGGCAATGGGTTCCCTCCCGGGACCCTGGAGTACTGCCGCAAGAACGGTGTGCAACTGCAGGCCTGGGGCGCGCTGGCACAGGGGCGTTACACAGGGCGGTCACAGACGCGGGAGGACGAACGGACTGCGCGACTGGTCGCAGCGCTCGCCGAGGCCAAGAACACCACTCCGGAGACCATCGTCTTGTGGTGGCTGCAGCGACACCCGGCCCGTATCGCCCCGGTCGTCGGCAGCGCGCACCCCGGCCGTATTCGTGCCTGCGCCGATGCCGCCGGGCGGACGCCGGAACTCACCCACGAGGAGTGGTACGACTTGTGGCTGACGGCGCGCGGCACCCCACTGCCCTGA
- a CDS encoding VOC family protein: MTQRWPFIHHVTFIASDLEASTRFYTAALKPLGVIGEAADGGAEFWEEELDTPSFGLYPAGDATVTRGAHIAFTARDRASVDAFFEAALTAGGTSRYEPRLWPEYRAYCAFVDDPDGNNIEAVYKEQA; this comes from the coding sequence ATGACACAACGATGGCCCTTCATCCACCACGTCACCTTCATCGCCTCGGACCTCGAGGCGAGCACCCGCTTCTACACTGCCGCACTCAAGCCTCTCGGTGTGATCGGGGAAGCGGCTGACGGCGGAGCGGAGTTCTGGGAAGAGGAGCTGGACACTCCGTCCTTCGGTCTGTACCCGGCGGGCGACGCCACGGTGACCCGAGGTGCACACATCGCGTTCACCGCACGAGACCGCGCCTCGGTTGACGCCTTCTTCGAGGCCGCCCTGACCGCTGGGGGCACGTCCCGGTACGAACCCCGGCTTTGGCCCGAGTACCGCGCCTACTGCGCGTTCGTCGACGACCCGGACGGCAACAACATCGAAGCCGTGTACAAGGAGCAGGCCTAA
- a CDS encoding LysR family transcriptional regulator, with the protein MQLDLNLLTALDALLEEGSVAGAAARLHVTAPAMSRSLGRIRRTTGDQILVRTGRTMTPTPYAIAVRAQVHELLHQVQGVLAPSRELDLATLERTFTLRWHDSLVALSGPALLASVRRQAPGVRLRFLAESSVDTHELRRGEVDLEANANRPTAPDVRTEDVGATRLVIVVRRGHPLTRAKSLTAQRYAAAEHVTVSRRGNLGNAIDDALGRLGLSRHVVATAPTEAAALEFARDSDLVISVPEATTRSAVADLGLVVLPLPLDLPSAPICLSWHQRYDTDSAHAWLRGLARDALTSCGTS; encoded by the coding sequence ATGCAATTGGATTTGAACCTGCTCACCGCGCTCGACGCGCTGCTGGAGGAGGGAAGTGTGGCCGGGGCGGCCGCACGCCTGCATGTCACCGCCCCGGCAATGAGCCGGAGTCTGGGCCGCATCCGGCGTACGACGGGGGATCAGATCCTGGTGCGCACCGGCCGCACGATGACCCCGACGCCGTATGCGATCGCCGTCCGGGCCCAGGTGCACGAGCTGTTGCACCAGGTGCAAGGGGTGTTGGCGCCGAGCCGTGAACTCGATCTGGCGACCTTGGAGCGCACTTTCACGCTTCGCTGGCACGATTCCCTGGTCGCCCTCAGCGGGCCCGCGCTGCTCGCGTCCGTGCGCCGGCAGGCGCCCGGCGTGCGCTTGCGCTTCCTCGCGGAATCGAGCGTCGACACCCACGAGTTGCGGCGCGGTGAAGTCGACTTGGAGGCGAACGCCAACCGCCCGACCGCACCGGACGTACGTACCGAGGACGTGGGCGCAACCCGCCTCGTCATCGTCGTGAGACGGGGGCACCCCCTCACCCGCGCCAAGAGCCTCACCGCGCAGCGGTACGCAGCAGCCGAGCACGTCACCGTCTCGCGACGCGGGAACCTCGGCAACGCCATCGACGACGCCCTCGGCCGGCTCGGCCTCAGCCGCCACGTGGTGGCGACCGCGCCCACGGAAGCGGCCGCGCTGGAGTTCGCGCGCGACTCCGATCTGGTGATCAGCGTTCCCGAAGCCACCACGCGCTCGGCGGTCGCCGACCTCGGCCTCGTCGTACTCCCCCTGCCGCTCGACCTGCCGTCGGCACCGATATGCCTGTCATGGCACCAGCGCTACGACACCGACAGCGCCCATGCCTGGCTGCGCGGGCTGGCGCGCGACGCGCTGACTTCCTGCGGAACGTCGTAA
- a CDS encoding inositol monophosphatase family protein: MSETLHTPAVTTSDAELLAQTEIAVRTAGSALHERFGEVIRYQTREELMHALAANDDTALDILRPRLSQLRPNAGWVEDELDGGALPSGEWWVVDPAEGNVNHLHALPEWAVTATLVRENQPVLTVVHLPMTGETYTALAGAGAHLDGRPLHVSQTANLDLSIVATSQARPDEDEEVVRRVGSSITAMLFDALVVRTAVPATLHLANVAAGRTDVFWQFAGARADLLPGALLVREAGGRISDAQGRPWTPQSDSFLAAAPGVHGEAVSTLSR; encoded by the coding sequence ATGTCCGAAACGCTGCACACCCCGGCCGTCACCACCTCCGACGCCGAGCTGCTCGCCCAAACCGAGATTGCGGTGCGTACGGCCGGCTCGGCGCTGCACGAGCGCTTCGGCGAGGTGATCCGCTACCAGACCCGCGAAGAGCTGATGCACGCCCTCGCCGCCAACGACGACACGGCCCTCGACATCCTGCGCCCCCGCCTCTCACAGCTGCGCCCGAACGCCGGCTGGGTGGAAGACGAACTCGACGGCGGGGCGCTGCCGTCCGGCGAATGGTGGGTCGTGGACCCGGCCGAAGGCAACGTCAACCACCTCCACGCCCTGCCCGAATGGGCGGTCACCGCCACCCTCGTCCGCGAGAACCAGCCGGTGCTCACCGTGGTCCACCTGCCCATGACCGGAGAGACCTACACCGCGCTCGCCGGAGCGGGAGCCCACCTCGACGGCCGGCCCCTACACGTCTCCCAGACCGCGAACCTGGACCTGAGCATCGTCGCCACCAGCCAGGCCCGGCCGGACGAAGACGAGGAAGTCGTGCGGCGCGTCGGCTCCTCGATCACCGCGATGCTCTTCGACGCACTCGTCGTCCGCACCGCCGTGCCCGCGACCCTGCACCTGGCGAACGTCGCCGCCGGGAGGACCGACGTCTTCTGGCAGTTCGCCGGGGCCCGCGCGGACCTGCTCCCCGGGGCTCTGCTCGTCCGGGAGGCCGGCGGACGGATCTCCGACGCCCAGGGCCGTCCCTGGACCCCGCAGAGCGACAGCTTCCTGGCCGCCGCACCCGGAGTGCACGGCGAAGCCGTATCGACGCTCTCCCGCTGA
- a CDS encoding NADPH-dependent F420 reductase: MNEIAVLGNGRVGGNLAAALTRAGHHVTVADSTRGAAADAARAARMVINATPGAGSLERLAALREELRGKILVDVSNATTDGPDGLPADLLYPGSSLAERLQEALPDTRVVKTLNTMLFPVMTAPAMFTRPPTAFLSGEDPQAKQTVHDLLTDLGWRKEWISDLGGIRTARATEAAILFVPHVIRSSGFAPFALSIAR, from the coding sequence ATGAACGAGATCGCAGTACTCGGCAATGGCCGCGTCGGCGGCAACCTGGCCGCCGCACTCACCCGAGCAGGGCATCACGTCACGGTGGCGGACAGCACCCGGGGCGCCGCCGCGGACGCCGCCCGCGCAGCCCGGATGGTCATCAACGCCACACCCGGCGCCGGCTCACTGGAACGCCTCGCCGCGCTGCGCGAGGAACTGCGGGGCAAGATCCTCGTCGACGTGTCCAACGCCACCACCGACGGCCCGGACGGACTGCCCGCCGACCTGCTCTACCCCGGCTCCAGCCTCGCCGAGCGGCTTCAGGAAGCGCTCCCGGATACCCGCGTCGTCAAGACGCTCAACACCATGCTCTTTCCGGTGATGACCGCGCCGGCCATGTTCACCCGTCCGCCGACCGCGTTCCTCTCCGGCGAGGACCCGCAGGCCAAGCAGACCGTCCACGACCTGCTCACCGACCTCGGCTGGCGAAAGGAATGGATCAGCGACCTCGGTGGCATCCGGACCGCCCGCGCCACGGAGGCCGCGATCCTCTTCGTGCCGCATGTGATCCGCTCCAGCGGCTTCGCGCCGTTCGCGCTCTCCATTGCCCGCTGA
- the lpdA gene encoding dihydrolipoyl dehydrogenase yields MVEQDERFDVVVLGAGPGGYVAAIRAAQLGKRVAVVEEKYWGGVCLNVGCIPTKALLRNAELAHIVTREAKTFGITSDSPISFDYGEAFRRSRRVADGRVKGVHYLMKKNKITEFDGRGTFLDAHTLQVADYEGNNRTIGFDHCIIATGATPKLLPGTKRSARVVSYEEQILAEDLPRSIVIAGAGAIGIEFAYVLHNYGVKVTIVEFLDRVAPLEDAEVSAELAKQYRKLGIDVLTSTRVDAIDESGPQVRVTVTAKDGSQQVLEADKVLQAIGFAPNVEGYGLENTGVRVTERGAIDVDARCRTSVPHIFAIGDVTAKLMLAHAAEAMGVIAAETIADAETMELDFAMIPRATYCQPQIASFGYTEAQARDLGYDVKVAKFPFTANGKAHGLGDFTGFVKLISDAKYGELIGGHLIGPDVTELLPELTLAQQWDLTVHEVARNVHAHPTLGEAVKEAVHGLAGHMINF; encoded by the coding sequence ATGGTCGAGCAGGACGAGCGCTTCGACGTCGTTGTCCTCGGTGCGGGCCCCGGCGGATACGTGGCCGCGATCCGTGCCGCGCAGCTGGGCAAGCGGGTCGCCGTCGTCGAGGAGAAGTACTGGGGCGGCGTCTGCCTGAACGTCGGCTGCATCCCCACCAAGGCGCTGCTGCGCAACGCCGAGCTCGCGCACATCGTCACCCGTGAGGCGAAGACCTTCGGCATCACGTCGGACAGCCCCATCAGCTTCGACTACGGCGAGGCCTTCCGCCGCAGCCGCCGGGTCGCGGACGGCCGGGTCAAGGGCGTCCACTACCTGATGAAGAAGAACAAGATCACGGAGTTCGACGGCCGCGGCACCTTCCTCGACGCGCACACCCTCCAGGTCGCGGACTACGAGGGCAACAACCGCACGATCGGCTTCGACCACTGCATCATCGCCACCGGAGCCACCCCCAAGCTGCTGCCCGGCACCAAGCGCAGCGCCCGCGTGGTGAGCTACGAGGAGCAGATCCTCGCCGAGGACCTCCCGCGGTCCATCGTCATCGCGGGCGCCGGCGCCATCGGCATCGAGTTCGCGTACGTGCTGCACAACTACGGCGTGAAGGTCACCATCGTCGAGTTCCTGGACCGGGTCGCCCCGCTGGAGGACGCCGAGGTCTCCGCCGAGCTGGCCAAGCAGTACCGCAAGCTCGGTATCGACGTGCTCACCTCCACCCGCGTCGACGCCATCGACGAGTCCGGTCCGCAGGTCCGCGTCACCGTCACCGCCAAGGACGGCTCGCAGCAGGTGCTGGAAGCCGACAAGGTGCTCCAGGCCATCGGCTTCGCCCCGAACGTCGAGGGCTACGGCTTGGAGAACACCGGCGTCCGGGTCACCGAGCGCGGCGCGATCGACGTCGACGCCCGCTGCCGCACCTCCGTGCCGCACATCTTCGCCATCGGCGACGTCACCGCCAAGCTGATGCTGGCGCACGCCGCCGAGGCCATGGGCGTGATCGCGGCCGAGACCATCGCGGACGCGGAGACCATGGAGCTGGACTTCGCGATGATCCCGCGCGCGACGTATTGCCAGCCGCAGATCGCCAGCTTCGGCTACACCGAGGCCCAGGCCCGTGACCTCGGCTATGACGTGAAGGTGGCGAAGTTCCCCTTCACCGCCAACGGCAAGGCGCACGGCCTCGGCGACTTCACCGGCTTCGTCAAACTGATCAGCGACGCCAAGTACGGCGAGCTGATCGGCGGCCACCTCATCGGGCCGGACGTCACCGAGCTCCTGCCCGAGCTGACCCTGGCCCAGCAGTGGGACCTCACCGTCCACGAGGTCGCTCGCAACGTCCACGCCCACCCGACGCTGGGCGAGGCGGTCAAGGAGGCGGTCCACGGACTCGCCGGCCACATGATCAATTTCTAG
- a CDS encoding MarR family winged helix-turn-helix transcriptional regulator, producing the protein MQSSDAVRDGGPDPADGADATVAVPASAGSGPISHAIFRVARLHRMLAGQLLRRVGLHPGQELVMMQLWELGPQRQADLVRLLDSDAATMTRTVRRLETAGFVRRRPSPTDKRASLIEPTPASHALRREVEQLWGRLESLATTGLSPDERRETLRALEGIEAALSAAVASPDQATGPTR; encoded by the coding sequence GTGCAGAGCAGTGACGCGGTTCGCGACGGGGGGCCGGATCCGGCCGACGGCGCTGACGCGACGGTGGCGGTACCGGCTTCCGCCGGCAGTGGGCCGATCAGCCACGCGATCTTCCGTGTCGCCCGACTGCACCGCATGCTCGCCGGCCAGCTGCTGCGCCGCGTCGGCCTGCATCCCGGTCAGGAACTGGTGATGATGCAGCTGTGGGAGCTCGGGCCCCAGCGTCAGGCCGATCTCGTCCGTCTCCTCGACTCCGACGCGGCCACCATGACCCGCACGGTCCGCCGCCTGGAGACTGCGGGCTTCGTGCGTCGGCGCCCCAGCCCTACCGACAAGCGCGCGTCCCTCATCGAGCCCACTCCCGCGAGCCACGCGCTGCGCCGGGAAGTCGAACAGCTCTGGGGCCGGCTGGAAAGCCTCGCAACCACCGGCCTGAGCCCGGACGAACGCAGGGAGACCCTGCGGGCCTTGGAAGGCATCGAAGCAGCACTGTCCGCAGCGGTCGCCTCCCCCGATCAGGCCACCGGCCCCACTCGGTGA